A single region of the Pseudomonadota bacterium genome encodes:
- a CDS encoding response regulator — MNNGSILILDDSRSVLSFLENLFTAAGYRVHTAINGREGWDFLQKNKNIDLVFSDLEMPVMNGLELCRLVKGDSALKGVYFIIYTTHKALNEKVEGLTIGADDYIEKTTRPEEILARIKAGMRVRLLQDELKNAHRRIYQHEKMASIGQLAAGVAHEINNPLGFITSNLSTLRKYLDRMTRHIDFLQTQVREEAADRVKQQEKQLKIDYILQDAHDLINESLEGAERVVRIVQGLKTFSRVDDATSKPVDINASLDSAINMIWNELKHNATLTRDYSDLPETTCNGQQLNQVFLNLLVNAVHSIADHGKIKISTRHENGWITVAITDTGCGIPPENINRLFEPFFTTKEIGKGTGLGLSISYEIIQKHGGDITVESTPGKGSTFTVRLPVRHENTKPEKKPAGTG; from the coding sequence ATGAACAACGGTTCCATCCTCATCCTTGATGACAGCAGATCGGTTCTCTCCTTTCTCGAAAACCTGTTTACAGCTGCCGGCTACAGAGTGCATACGGCAATAAACGGCCGTGAAGGCTGGGATTTTCTCCAGAAAAACAAAAACATCGATCTCGTTTTCTCAGACCTGGAAATGCCGGTTATGAATGGTCTTGAACTCTGTCGTTTGGTCAAGGGCGATTCCGCTCTCAAAGGGGTTTATTTCATTATCTATACGACCCACAAGGCATTGAATGAAAAAGTCGAGGGATTGACGATCGGCGCTGATGATTACATTGAAAAAACAACCAGACCGGAAGAGATTCTGGCAAGAATCAAGGCCGGCATGCGGGTCAGACTTCTGCAGGATGAATTAAAGAATGCCCACCGCCGGATATATCAGCACGAGAAGATGGCTTCCATCGGCCAGCTGGCCGCAGGGGTTGCCCATGAAATCAATAATCCGCTGGGCTTCATCACCAGCAATTTAAGCACTCTCCGGAAATACCTCGACCGGATGACCAGACACATCGATTTTCTTCAGACCCAGGTGCGGGAGGAAGCGGCAGACAGGGTGAAACAGCAAGAAAAACAGCTTAAAATCGACTATATCCTTCAAGATGCACATGACCTGATCAATGAATCCCTGGAAGGGGCAGAACGGGTCGTCCGGATCGTCCAGGGGCTGAAAACATTTTCCCGGGTAGATGACGCTACCAGCAAACCGGTGGATATCAATGCCAGCCTCGACAGTGCCATCAACATGATCTGGAATGAATTAAAGCATAATGCGACACTGACCCGGGATTATTCAGACCTGCCGGAAACAACCTGCAACGGCCAGCAACTCAATCAGGTCTTTCTTAATCTGCTGGTGAATGCCGTGCACAGTATTGCTGATCATGGCAAAATCAAGATCAGCACCAGGCATGAAAACGGCTGGATCACCGTTGCAATCACCGATACCGGCTGCGGCATCCCCCCTGAAAATATCAACCGGCTGTTCGAACCTTTTTTTACCACGAAAGAGATCGGCAAAGGGACCGGCCTCGGCCTCAGCATTTCATACGAAATTATCCAGAAGCATGGTGGTGACATTACCGTGGAAAGTACCCCGGGAAAAGGAAGCACTTTCACCGTCAGGCTTCCGGTCCGTCATGAAAACACGAAACCGGAAAAAAAACCCGCCGGGACAGGATGA
- a CDS encoding MFS transporter — translation MKNSHSPVHTGKDNALKASMHDGISHAVMLGAGESYLGAFGIFLKATTLQIGLLAALPLVFEAIAQWISALTLDRFRSRRTVIFFWILFQAVLWLPMALLPFLFEQGTVAAVSLICLAILSHVATGCIHPVWSSLMGDLVPPGNRGRFFGNRNRFTGMSSFISLLIAGSVLHFFKRAEFAALGFLAVFIVAMLARLHSAFWIRRYEDPPYHVHPEDVFSFWQFLRRAPRSNFAKFTFFFAMVNFSVSFSSPYFALYMLRDLQFSYLEFTIVSGTATLFQFLTFRYWGEISDRFGNKKILNVCSWGIAIVPVCWLFSSNIFYICSIQIYGGMVWAGFNLAAANFIYDACSPPKRARCVAYRGVINSVFVLAGSMSGGFVAKQLPADFFIGPLHFAYPLLFIFFVSGILRLLSAAFFLKIFHEVREVEPIRSRELVFRITHIKPIAGATFNLMTYFFRDQKLESEKKISPPPPVS, via the coding sequence ATGAAAAACAGTCATTCACCTGTGCATACAGGCAAAGATAACGCCCTCAAGGCGTCGATGCATGACGGAATCTCTCATGCCGTCATGCTCGGCGCCGGTGAGAGCTACCTCGGCGCCTTCGGCATTTTCCTGAAAGCAACGACCCTGCAGATCGGTCTCCTCGCCGCTCTGCCTCTGGTGTTCGAAGCAATTGCTCAGTGGATCAGCGCCCTGACTCTTGACCGGTTCCGCAGCCGCAGAACCGTTATCTTTTTCTGGATCCTTTTCCAGGCTGTTTTATGGCTGCCCATGGCCTTGCTTCCCTTTCTTTTCGAACAGGGGACCGTTGCCGCAGTCTCACTGATCTGCCTGGCAATATTGAGCCATGTTGCCACCGGATGCATTCACCCGGTGTGGAGCAGTCTGATGGGCGATCTGGTTCCGCCCGGCAATCGCGGCAGATTTTTCGGCAACCGCAACCGCTTTACCGGAATGAGCAGTTTTATCAGCCTGCTCATTGCCGGCAGTGTCCTGCACTTCTTCAAGAGGGCGGAGTTCGCAGCCCTTGGTTTTCTCGCTGTTTTTATTGTTGCCATGCTGGCCCGTTTACATTCCGCTTTCTGGATTCGCCGTTACGAAGATCCTCCCTATCATGTTCATCCTGAAGACGTCTTTTCCTTCTGGCAGTTTCTACGCCGTGCGCCCAGGTCGAATTTTGCGAAGTTCACTTTCTTCTTTGCCATGGTGAATTTCAGCGTTTCATTTTCTTCTCCCTATTTCGCCTTGTACATGCTCAGGGACCTTCAGTTCAGTTATCTGGAATTCACAATTGTCTCGGGCACCGCCACCCTGTTTCAGTTTTTGACTTTTCGCTACTGGGGCGAGATCAGCGATCGCTTCGGCAACAAGAAAATTTTGAACGTCTGCAGTTGGGGGATCGCGATTGTGCCAGTCTGCTGGCTTTTTTCAAGCAACATTTTCTATATCTGCTCCATCCAGATTTATGGAGGCATGGTCTGGGCTGGCTTCAATCTCGCGGCCGCCAACTTCATCTACGATGCCTGCTCCCCGCCAAAAAGGGCGAGGTGTGTTGCATACCGGGGAGTGATCAACAGTGTATTTGTTCTGGCCGGATCAATGTCCGGAGGGTTTGTGGCCAAACAGCTGCCGGCTGATTTTTTTATCGGTCCGCTTCATTTTGCCTATCCGCTGCTTTTCATCTTTTTTGTTTCCGGGATTCTGCGGTTGTTGTCCGCCGCTTTTTTTCTGAAAATATTTCACGAAGTCCGAGAGGTGGAACCTATTCGCAGCCGGGAACTTGTTTTCCGCATCACGCACATTAAGCCCATAGCCGGGGCAACCTTCAACCTGATGACCTATTTTTTCCGCGACCAGAAACTGGAATCTGAAAAAAAGATTTCCCCTCCGCCTCCCGTGTCTTAA
- a CDS encoding GAF domain-containing protein yields MNKKATTGKPSAIDLKMANHLLESISRISHVISAGKGSFRKRQEDILRIILDYLGAEQGSIMIREKKNLIVTAATRKGLIGIKQPLSDPNSVASWVANNCTPLYIPDITKDKRFQGRSSGKYRKQSLLSVPIIRANRTVGVINVTDKAGAKDLFKEDITYLLEFSSLLLWLVIKENLNDDLRKQKCQLRKKNMALHRQQSMMEDLSRMLVHDLKGPLSEVVANLDILSYSITDQNREFLESAQIGCDRAVRMVSNLVSINKLEDGRMRLIEEEVRPGNLLEEATTGIRGLARNKGITIRCEPAEGLPALKADRVLILRVLQNLLTNALSYAPSGSTITANCTKTDGNFIVFSIADEGPGIPEEKKELVFDKYARLSSRHDNLIGSGLGLYFCKLAIGEHSGTIRVENNPGKGSRFYFTLPI; encoded by the coding sequence ATGAACAAAAAAGCCACGACGGGCAAACCATCTGCCATTGACCTGAAAATGGCCAATCATCTGCTTGAAAGCATCTCCCGGATAAGCCATGTGATCTCTGCCGGCAAAGGCAGCTTCAGAAAACGGCAGGAAGACATCCTCAGGATCATCCTTGACTATCTTGGCGCGGAACAGGGATCCATCATGATTCGGGAGAAAAAGAATCTGATTGTGACTGCGGCCACCCGTAAAGGACTGATCGGTATCAAGCAACCATTATCCGACCCTAATTCCGTAGCGAGCTGGGTGGCAAACAACTGCACCCCCCTCTACATCCCGGACATCACCAAAGACAAACGGTTTCAGGGGCGATCCAGCGGAAAATACCGAAAGCAGTCGCTTCTTTCAGTACCGATCATCAGGGCAAATCGGACCGTCGGCGTTATTAATGTGACCGACAAGGCAGGGGCGAAAGACCTGTTCAAAGAAGACATCACCTACCTTCTGGAATTCAGCAGCCTGCTCCTCTGGCTGGTAATCAAGGAAAACCTCAATGACGACTTACGTAAACAGAAATGTCAGCTCCGTAAGAAAAACATGGCCCTGCATCGTCAGCAGAGCATGATGGAAGACCTTTCCCGGATGCTGGTCCATGACCTCAAGGGGCCCCTGTCGGAAGTGGTGGCAAACCTCGACATCCTCTCCTATTCCATTACGGATCAGAATCGGGAATTCCTTGAGTCCGCCCAGATCGGCTGCGACCGGGCGGTCAGGATGGTTTCCAATCTGGTGAGTATCAACAAGCTTGAAGATGGCAGAATGCGCCTGATCGAGGAAGAGGTCCGTCCGGGCAACCTGTTGGAAGAGGCCACCACCGGCATCAGAGGGCTTGCCAGAAACAAGGGGATCACCATCAGATGTGAACCGGCAGAAGGGCTGCCTGCATTGAAGGCAGACCGCGTTCTGATTCTGAGAGTCCTGCAGAATCTCCTGACCAACGCTTTAAGTTACGCCCCGAGCGGATCGACCATTACCGCCAATTGCACAAAAACCGATGGAAATTTTATTGTCTTTTCCATCGCAGATGAAGGTCCCGGCATCCCGGAAGAGAAAAAGGAGCTTGTCTTTGACAAGTATGCTCGACTCTCTTCGCGCCACGACAATCTGATCGGCAGCGGTCTCGGTCTCTACTTCTGCAAACTGGCGATTGGAGAACACAGCGGCACAATCAGAGTCGAGAACAATCCAGGCAAAGGGTCCCGATTCTACTTCACTCTTCCGATCTGA
- a CDS encoding mechanosensitive ion channel family protein yields MDRITDWLHRFSNLPDSQQRIIYSLLTVITLWIIRTVVIRMIWRRTEDAHIRYRWQKSTIYIAVGIGIIMIGRIWFHRMESLATFLGLVTAGLAIALQSLIKSLAGWAFILWRKPFSVGDRIQVNNYSGDVIDIRIFKFTLMEIGNWVDADQSTGRVIHLPNSMVIDEVVANYSKGFEFIWNEIPVLVTFESNWEKAKGILMDIAGKHGADLSATAESRIREASKKYMIFYSKLTPTVYTTVKDSGVLLTIRYLIPPRQRRGSNQAIWEDILRAFAACDDIDFAYPTQRFYDNAGEGKDGARKGPASR; encoded by the coding sequence ATGGATCGAATCACCGATTGGCTGCATAGATTCTCTAACCTGCCGGACAGTCAGCAGCGCATCATCTATTCTCTGTTGACCGTAATCACCCTCTGGATCATCCGTACCGTGGTAATCCGGATGATCTGGCGCCGCACCGAAGACGCTCATATCCGTTACAGATGGCAGAAAAGCACCATTTATATTGCCGTCGGCATCGGCATCATCATGATCGGTCGCATCTGGTTCCATCGCATGGAGTCCCTGGCGACTTTTCTCGGGCTGGTCACTGCCGGTCTGGCCATTGCTTTGCAGAGTCTTATCAAGAGTCTCGCCGGGTGGGCTTTTATCCTCTGGCGCAAACCCTTTTCGGTCGGTGATCGTATCCAGGTCAACAATTACAGCGGTGATGTGATCGATATCAGGATCTTCAAATTTACCCTGATGGAGATCGGCAACTGGGTCGATGCCGACCAGAGCACGGGCCGGGTGATCCATCTCCCCAACAGCATGGTTATTGATGAGGTGGTTGCCAACTACTCAAAAGGGTTCGAATTCATCTGGAATGAGATCCCTGTCCTGGTGACTTTTGAAAGTAACTGGGAAAAGGCCAAGGGGATTCTTATGGACATTGCGGGAAAGCACGGTGCCGACCTCTCCGCCACGGCTGAAAGCCGGATCAGGGAGGCGAGCAAGAAGTACATGATCTTTTATTCCAAGCTGACCCCGACGGTCTACACCACGGTCAAGGACTCCGGGGTGCTGCTGACCATCCGTTACCTTATCCCGCCGCGGCAGAGGAGGGGCAGCAATCAGGCGATCTGGGAGGACATTCTCAGGGCTTTTGCCGCGTGTGACGATATTGATTTTGCCTATCCCACCCAGCGATTTTATGACAATGCCGGGGAGGGCAAGGATGGGGCCAGAAAGGGGCCTGCCTCCCGGTGA
- the guaA gene encoding glutamine-hydrolyzing GMP synthase codes for MDIHSEKILILDFGSQYTQLIARRVREAGVYCELFPWDLAPDAIRDFAPSGIILSGGPQSVHEEATPRAADLVFSLGVPVLGICYGLQTMAAQLGGQVESASHREYGYAQVRARNHSRLLRDIEDHASPEGYGLLDVWMSHGDRVNTLPDGFVAICETDNAPLAGMADESRHFYGLQFHPEVTHTKQGQRIIERFVHEICGCGNLWTPDNIIENSIQQVRKQVGDDEVLLGLSGGVDSSVVAALLHRAIGPKLTCVFVDNGLLRLNEGDQVMNTFARHMGVKVIRVDAEKRFLDKLKGVEDPEQKRKIIGNTFIEVFEEESEKLTNVKWLAQGTIYPDVIESAGAKTGKAKVIKSHHNVGGLPDYMKLGLVEPLRELFKDEVRRIGLELGLPSEMVQRHPFPGPGLGVRILGEVHKEYADTLREADHIFIEELFRQGLYEKTSQAFSVFLPVKSVGVVGDNRQYAHVVALRAVETVDFMTARWAHLPYEFLDHVTRRICNEVRGVSRVVYDITGKPPGTIEWE; via the coding sequence ATGGATATCCATAGCGAAAAAATACTGATTCTTGATTTCGGTTCCCAGTACACCCAGCTCATTGCCCGCCGGGTGCGCGAAGCGGGAGTCTACTGCGAATTATTCCCGTGGGATCTGGCGCCTGATGCCATTCGTGACTTTGCCCCTAGCGGCATCATTCTTTCCGGAGGCCCGCAATCTGTGCATGAAGAGGCGACCCCCAGAGCGGCCGACCTCGTTTTTTCCTTGGGGGTGCCGGTGCTTGGCATCTGTTACGGTCTGCAGACCATGGCCGCCCAGCTGGGCGGCCAGGTGGAGTCCGCGTCCCACCGCGAATATGGCTACGCCCAGGTCCGCGCCCGGAACCACTCCCGATTGCTCAGGGACATCGAAGACCACGCAAGCCCCGAGGGATATGGCCTGCTTGATGTCTGGATGAGCCATGGCGATCGGGTCAACACCCTGCCGGACGGGTTCGTCGCGATCTGTGAGACCGATAATGCCCCCCTGGCGGGGATGGCCGACGAAAGCCGGCATTTCTACGGCCTCCAGTTCCACCCGGAAGTCACCCATACCAAACAGGGTCAGCGGATTATCGAACGATTCGTCCATGAAATATGCGGCTGCGGCAACCTCTGGACCCCGGACAACATCATTGAGAATTCCATCCAGCAGGTCCGCAAGCAGGTCGGAGATGACGAAGTCCTGCTCGGTCTCTCGGGCGGGGTGGACTCCTCGGTGGTTGCTGCTCTGTTGCACAGGGCCATTGGCCCGAAGCTCACCTGCGTATTTGTAGATAACGGGCTTCTTCGTCTCAATGAAGGTGACCAGGTCATGAACACCTTTGCCAGACATATGGGAGTCAAAGTCATCCGGGTCGATGCCGAAAAACGCTTCCTCGACAAACTGAAAGGCGTTGAAGATCCTGAGCAGAAGCGAAAGATCATCGGCAACACCTTTATTGAGGTCTTCGAGGAAGAATCTGAAAAACTGACCAATGTCAAATGGCTGGCCCAGGGAACCATTTACCCGGACGTGATCGAATCAGCCGGGGCCAAAACCGGCAAGGCCAAGGTCATCAAATCCCACCATAACGTGGGCGGCCTGCCGGATTACATGAAACTTGGGCTGGTGGAACCGTTACGGGAACTGTTCAAGGATGAGGTGCGGAGAATCGGCCTTGAGCTTGGGCTGCCCTCGGAAATGGTGCAGAGGCATCCCTTTCCTGGACCAGGCCTCGGAGTGCGGATTCTCGGTGAGGTCCATAAAGAGTATGCCGACACCCTGCGTGAAGCGGACCACATTTTCATCGAAGAGCTTTTCAGGCAGGGTCTTTACGAAAAAACCTCCCAGGCCTTCTCGGTCTTTCTGCCGGTAAAATCAGTCGGGGTCGTCGGCGACAACCGCCAATACGCCCATGTTGTCGCGTTACGGGCCGTGGAAACCGTCGATTTCATGACCGCCCGCTGGGCCCATCTGCCGTACGAGTTTCTTGATCATGTCACCCGCCGGATCTGCAACGAGGTACGGGGCGTTTCCCGGGTGGTCTACGACATCACCGGCAAACCCCCAGGAACCATTGAGTGGGAGTGA
- a CDS encoding integration host factor subunit beta yields the protein MLKKDLINEVTAKMDGYLKKDIGKAVDIMLDSIVDALIEERRVEIRGFGSFSIRKRKARSTKNPKTGEIMNIPERKTLHFTMSKSLKDPLAGKK from the coding sequence ATGTTGAAAAAGGATCTGATCAACGAAGTTACCGCCAAGATGGACGGGTATCTCAAAAAAGATATTGGTAAGGCTGTCGACATCATGCTCGACAGCATTGTTGACGCACTTATTGAGGAACGGCGGGTTGAAATAAGAGGTTTTGGCAGTTTCAGTATCCGTAAGCGCAAGGCCAGAAGCACCAAGAATCCTAAAACTGGCGAAATCATGAACATCCCGGAACGGAAAACCCTTCATTTCACCATGAGTAAATCCCTCAAGGATCCGTTAGCCGGCAAGAAATAG
- a CDS encoding tetratricopeptide repeat protein: MQTPDKMNFLIVDDIDNMRRSIRAMLKLINYGKKHYEAGNGREALKILTEDSVKIDFIISDYNMPTMSGTELLDQVRTNKSTRDIPFLMITAEANMEVVAEAAEHDVDAYLTKPFVTASLEQKINELLRNLNSPSAMATHLRNARNLEEKGDLPGAICEAEKAIDQTSISSRPFRELGRLYLKSGNMDKSLTYFKQAIATNRLDVTSYHYLGHIYHRRGETNKAIDNFYKAMEISPRHYDRAIKFARLLFKQGKEKEAEKILRLVLKSNTGNFEAKEEIAMVCEEFKIPALAVKAFREILKEAPERTYLNIKLGNCLYMQEDYLEASRVLEKAMEKQSENIDVMLTLARIYLAMKIPVRADKWAARVLRLDPDNKEARALLAKC, translated from the coding sequence ATGCAGACCCCCGACAAAATGAACTTTCTGATTGTTGACGACATCGACAACATGCGTCGCTCGATCAGGGCCATGCTGAAGCTCATCAATTATGGGAAAAAGCACTATGAAGCCGGTAATGGCCGTGAGGCGTTGAAGATTCTCACCGAAGATTCGGTTAAAATCGATTTCATCATCAGCGATTACAATATGCCCACCATGTCCGGCACTGAGCTCCTTGACCAGGTGCGGACGAACAAGAGTACCAGGGATATCCCTTTTCTGATGATCACCGCCGAAGCCAATATGGAGGTGGTTGCTGAAGCGGCAGAACACGATGTCGATGCCTATCTGACCAAACCTTTTGTCACCGCCTCTCTCGAACAGAAAATCAACGAACTGCTCAGAAACCTGAATTCCCCATCCGCCATGGCCACCCATCTCCGTAATGCCAGAAACCTGGAAGAAAAAGGCGATCTGCCGGGGGCGATCTGCGAGGCGGAAAAAGCCATCGATCAGACCAGTATCTCGTCCAGACCATTCAGAGAACTGGGACGTCTTTACCTGAAATCCGGCAACATGGATAAAAGCCTCACCTATTTCAAACAGGCCATCGCGACCAACCGTCTCGACGTAACCTCATACCATTATCTTGGCCATATCTATCACCGCCGGGGTGAAACGAACAAGGCGATCGATAATTTTTACAAGGCAATGGAGATCAGCCCCCGCCATTATGACCGGGCCATTAAATTCGCACGGCTCCTCTTTAAACAGGGCAAGGAAAAGGAGGCGGAAAAGATCCTGCGCCTGGTCCTGAAAAGTAATACCGGTAATTTTGAGGCCAAGGAGGAAATTGCCATGGTCTGCGAGGAATTCAAAATCCCCGCCCTGGCCGTCAAGGCTTTCCGGGAAATACTCAAAGAGGCCCCCGAGCGGACGTACCTGAACATTAAGCTCGGCAACTGCCTTTACATGCAGGAGGATTATCTGGAGGCATCCCGGGTCCTCGAAAAGGCCATGGAAAAACAGAGCGAAAATATCGACGTGATGCTGACCCTGGCCAGGATCTACCTGGCCATGAAGATTCCGGTCAGAGCGGATAAGTGGGCCGCAAGAGTTTTGCGCCTGGATCCCGACAACAAGGAGGCCCGGGCGCTCCTGGCAAAATGCTGA
- a CDS encoding threonylcarbamoyl-AMP synthase yields MRHVTLLNVNPDNPQPRLISQAVECLRHGGVVCYPTDTVYGIGCDIFNQKAVKRIYQIKKRSKEKPFSFMCSDLKDLSRYCHVSNTAYRLMKKNLPGAYTFILPTLKIVPKILTTRQKTVGIRVPDNEICRAMIEELGNPILTTSAVVADESPVMTHAYEIEELLGKQVDLIIDGGPVYPTPSSVISLVNDDIEVIRAGKGDVSRILSGSDFD; encoded by the coding sequence ATGAGGCATGTGACACTATTAAACGTCAACCCCGACAACCCCCAGCCCAGGCTGATCAGCCAGGCAGTGGAATGTCTGCGGCATGGCGGGGTGGTCTGTTATCCGACTGACACGGTGTACGGGATCGGTTGTGACATCTTCAACCAGAAGGCGGTCAAACGGATTTATCAGATAAAAAAACGTTCCAAAGAAAAACCTTTCAGCTTCATGTGCTCTGACCTGAAGGATTTGAGCCGTTACTGTCACGTTTCAAATACCGCTTATCGGCTGATGAAAAAAAATCTGCCGGGGGCTTACACGTTTATTTTGCCGACTTTGAAGATCGTGCCGAAGATTCTGACCACCAGACAGAAAACGGTGGGAATCAGGGTGCCGGATAATGAGATCTGCCGTGCGATGATTGAGGAGCTGGGCAATCCGATTCTCACCACCAGTGCCGTTGTCGCAGATGAATCTCCGGTGATGACCCACGCTTATGAAATAGAAGAACTTCTCGGGAAACAGGTCGATCTGATTATTGATGGCGGCCCGGTCTATCCAACCCCTTCAAGCGTCATCTCCCTGGTCAACGATGACATTGAAGTGATTCGTGCCGGAAAGGGCGATGTCAGCCGGATTCTTTCCGGAAGCGATTTTGACTAG
- the guaB gene encoding IMP dehydrogenase, protein MDNDKIKAGYTFDDVLLLPAKSEVLPYSVDLSTQLTKEITLKIPLVSAAMDTVTEHRAAIAMAREGGIGIIHKNMTFEEQAREVEKVKKSESGMIVDPITVRTGQTVGDVNTIMSNYRISGVPVLSKKGKLIGIVTNRDLRFVSDLDLKVDEVMTSKNLVTAKPGITLEQSKALLHEHRIEKLLVVDDDHNLQGLITIKDLEKIRKYPDAAKDDLGRLRVGAAIGIGGNFLEQVERLVKAGVDVVGLDSAHGHSLNVLNTLRKIKKAFPDLPVIAGNIATAEAAEDLIKAGADCIKVGVGPGSICTTRIVAGVGVPQMTAIYDCAKVAKKYGIPVIADGGIKFSGDIAKAIGIGANAVMIGSLFAGTDETPGETFLYQGRTYKGYRGMGSLGAMKKGSSDRYFQDNVENSAKFVPEGIEGKVPSSGPLSSMIYQLMGGLRSGMGYVGAKNIKELHKKARFVKITAAGLKESHVHDVIITKEAPNYRLS, encoded by the coding sequence ATGGATAATGATAAGATAAAAGCAGGGTATACCTTTGATGACGTTCTTCTTCTTCCAGCCAAATCAGAGGTTCTTCCATACAGTGTCGATCTTTCCACCCAGTTGACCAAAGAGATAACCCTGAAAATACCGCTGGTCAGTGCGGCGATGGATACCGTTACCGAGCACCGGGCGGCTATTGCCATGGCCCGGGAAGGCGGGATCGGGATCATTCACAAGAACATGACGTTTGAAGAACAGGCCCGTGAAGTTGAAAAGGTCAAAAAGTCTGAATCAGGAATGATCGTCGATCCGATCACGGTGAGGACCGGACAGACGGTCGGCGATGTCAATACCATCATGAGCAATTACCGGATATCCGGGGTGCCGGTTCTTTCAAAAAAGGGGAAACTGATCGGGATCGTCACCAACCGGGATTTGAGATTCGTCTCCGATCTTGACCTGAAGGTCGATGAAGTCATGACCAGCAAGAACCTGGTGACCGCAAAGCCGGGGATTACCCTTGAACAGTCCAAGGCCCTGCTTCACGAGCATCGGATCGAGAAACTCCTGGTGGTTGATGACGACCACAACCTGCAGGGACTGATCACCATCAAGGATCTGGAGAAAATCAGAAAGTATCCGGATGCCGCCAAGGACGATCTGGGGAGGCTACGGGTTGGCGCGGCCATCGGTATCGGCGGCAACTTCCTTGAGCAGGTTGAACGTCTGGTCAAGGCAGGGGTTGATGTGGTCGGCCTTGACTCGGCGCATGGCCATTCGCTGAACGTCCTCAACACTCTGCGGAAGATAAAGAAAGCCTTCCCCGACCTGCCGGTGATCGCAGGAAATATCGCCACCGCTGAAGCCGCCGAAGACCTGATTAAGGCAGGAGCGGACTGCATCAAGGTCGGTGTTGGTCCCGGCTCAATCTGCACCACCAGAATCGTTGCCGGGGTCGGCGTTCCGCAGATGACTGCCATTTATGATTGCGCCAAAGTTGCCAAAAAGTATGGCATTCCGGTGATCGCCGATGGTGGGATCAAATTTTCCGGTGACATTGCCAAGGCAATCGGCATCGGCGCCAATGCGGTGATGATCGGCAGCCTCTTCGCCGGAACCGACGAAACCCCGGGCGAGACCTTTCTCTATCAGGGCCGCACCTACAAGGGGTATCGCGGGATGGGTTCTCTGGGCGCCATGAAGAAGGGCAGTAGCGACCGCTATTTTCAGGACAATGTCGAGAATTCCGCCAAGTTTGTCCCGGAAGGAATTGAAGGCAAAGTCCCCTCCTCCGGGCCCTTGTCCTCCATGATATACCAGCTGATGGGCGGTCTGCGCTCCGGGATGGGGTATGTGGGAGCTAAAAACATCAAGGAACTGCACAAGAAAGCACGTTTCGTGAAGATCACCGCTGCCGGACTCAAGGAAAGTCACGTCCATGACGTTATCATCACCAAGGAAGCCCCGAATTACCGCCTCAGTTAA
- a CDS encoding response regulator has protein sequence MTTKTLLIVDDEKSILTALKRALADGDFRILTAGSGQAALDLIQSQEIHVILTDNRMPEMSGIELLTKIRTTSPGTVRIMMTGYADLSTAMEAINSGEIFKFIVKPWDNAELLQIICQAMTRFPNQKD, from the coding sequence ATGACGACAAAAACTTTACTCATCGTTGATGATGAAAAATCTATCCTCACCGCCCTCAAAAGAGCTCTTGCGGATGGCGACTTCCGGATCCTGACCGCAGGGAGCGGTCAAGCCGCTCTGGATCTGATCCAAAGCCAGGAAATCCATGTCATCCTCACCGACAACCGGATGCCGGAAATGAGCGGTATCGAACTGCTGACAAAAATCCGTACCACCTCACCCGGAACGGTCAGGATCATGATGACCGGATATGCCGACCTTTCCACCGCCATGGAAGCCATCAACTCGGGAGAAATATTCAAGTTCATCGTCAAACCCTGGGACAATGCGGAACTCCTGCAAATCATTTGCCAGGCTATGACCCGCTTTCCCAATCAGAAGGATTGA